In a single window of the Coffea eugenioides isolate CCC68of chromosome 3, Ceug_1.0, whole genome shotgun sequence genome:
- the LOC113766785 gene encoding uncharacterized protein LOC113766785 has translation MFWLPTGFLSDKDLTVEGIGHNKALYISVCCNGKLLPRVLIDNGSALNICPWNTLVKLGVQEAKLRRSTTVVRGFDGAKRESMGEVNLVLEIGPAQFQIMCQVMDFSIVYNILLGRPWIHTSGAIPSSLHQMLRFMVNGQLITIFAEDDCTMIVNFGPNDGGSKKSLVSPHHVAHIVSVGWISKEKPVVGMNLPEASVMMAKKIIQEGYEIGRGLGHNLQGILEPIEVQGKNDTFGLGFQPTAKDKKEMMNSKKAEKEGKQLIMSIPPLYCTFPYPSEVIRDEVDPIEEVDVGLSELFVGVASEGEPLEDPEFPEVPIEAMKNWTKIQDESDNEEESDSLLKNLEQYEEKSKSNLEEIEVVNIGTETEVKEIKISIHLNKKQRKEMIEFLTMFQDVFAWSYDDMPGISTDIVVHRLPTDPNFPPVKQKPRKFKPFMSLKIKEQIEKQLDAKIIMVSHYPIWLSNPVSVQKKSGEVRVCIDYRNLNKASPKDDFLLPNIHILLDNTAGHEIESFANYFAGYHQILMAEEDREKTAFITPWGTFCYRVMPFGLKNAGATYQRTMTTLFHDMIHKKMEVYVDDIIIKSKRAEDHLIDLERLFEKLRRYDLKLNSAKCAFAAPAGKLSGFIVSKKGIKIDPVKIKAIREMPVPKT, from the exons ATGTTTTGGCTTCCAACCGGATTTCTTTCTGACAAAGATTTAACTGTCGAAGGGATTGGACACAACAAAGCATTGTATATCTCAGTCTGCTGTAATGGAAAACTCTTGCCGAGAGTTTTGATAGATAATGGATCTGCTCTCAATATCTGTCCATGGAATACCTTGGTTAAGTTGGGAGTTCAAGAGGCTAAGCTGCGGCGGTCTACCACCGTGGTGAGAGGATTTGATGGCGCGAAAAGAGAATCAATGGGAGAAGTGAATTTAGTACTGGAAATCGGACCTGCCCAATTCCAAATCATGTGCCAAGTCATGGATTTTTCAATTGTTTACAATATTCTCCTTGGACGGCCTTGGATTCACACTTCGGGCGCTATACCATCTTCGCTCCATCAAATGTTGAGATTTATGGTGAATGGCCAATTGATCACAATTTTTGCGGAAGACGATTGCACAATGATTGTTAATTTTGGACCAAATGATGGGGGTAGTAAAAAATCTCTGGTTTCTCCTCACCACGTGGCTCACATTGTCTCCGTAGGATGGATATCTAAGGAGAAGCCAGTGGTGGGAATGAATTTGCCAGAAGCTAGTGTTATGATGgccaaaaaaattattcaagAAGGATATGAAATAGGCAGGGGTCTTGGGCATAACCTGCAAGGAATTCTAGAACCAATAGAAGTTCAAGGAAAGAATGAtacttttggattagggtttcAACCTACTGCTAAGGATAAAAAAGAAATGATGAATAGCAAAAAGGCGGAGAAGGAAGGGAAGCAACTTATCATGAGTATTCCACCGTTGTATTGTACTTTTCCTTACCCATCAGAGGTGATTAGAGATGAAGTGGACCCGATCGAGGAAGTGGATGTTGGATTGTCTGAGCTATTTGTGGGGGTTGCCTCCGAGGGGGAGCCATTGGAGGACCCAGAATTTCCAGAGGTGCCTATCGAAGCAATGAAGAATTGGACCA AAATTCAAGACGAGAGCGATAACGAGGAAGAATCTGACTCTTTATTAAAGaatcttgaacaatatgaagagaaatccaaatCGAACTTAGAAGAAATAGAAGTTGTTAATATTGGCACTGAGACTGAGGTTAAGGAGATAAAAATTAGCATTCATTTGAATAAGAAACAGAGAAAAGAGATGATTGAGTTTTTGACCATGTTTCAAGATGTGTTTGCctggtcctatgatgatatgcCTGGAATTTCAACAGACATAGTGGTCCATCGATTGCCAACTGATCCAAATTTTCCACCAGTGAAGCAAAAACCTCGCAAGTTTAAGCCATTTATGAGTCTCAAAATCAAGGAACAAATTGAGAAACAGCTCGATGCTAAAATCATCATGGTGTCTCATTATCCCATTTGGCTTTCAAATCCCGTATCTGTCCAGAAAAAAAGTGGAGAAGTGCGAGTCTGTATTGATTACAGGAATCTTAATAAAGCAAGTCCGAAAGATGATTTTCTGTTGCCAAACATCCATATTCTTCTAGACAATACCGCAGGACATGAGATCGAATCATTTGCTAATTACTTTGCCGGATATCACCAGATCTTAATGGCAGAGGAAGATAGGGAGAAAACTGCTTTTATCACACCATGGGGGACATTTTGCTATcgagtaatgccatttggattgaaaaatgcCGGAGCCACTTATCAAAGGACCATGACCACCCTGTTCCATGATATGATTCATAAGAAGATGGAGGTTTATGTGGACGACATCATCATCAAATCCAAAAGAGCGGAGGATCATTTGATTGATTTGGAAAGGTTATTTgaaaaattgagaagatatgATTTGAAACTAAACTCTGCAAAGTGTGCATTTGCCGCCCCTGCCGGAAAGTTATCGGGATTCATTGTCAGTAAGAAGGGTATCAAGATAGATCCAGTAAAGATTAAAGCCATTCGTGAAATGCCAGTGCCAAAAACGTAA